A genomic window from Anticarsia gemmatalis isolate Benzon Research Colony breed Stoneville strain chromosome 6, ilAntGemm2 primary, whole genome shotgun sequence includes:
- the LOC142973846 gene encoding uncharacterized protein LOC142973846 — protein sequence MNSAKIIILLLIKAAIGHTISIKQDDLNTMTNATYGVANVCHCFDYGIGTPTDLNCDEINEMLSLELFVQIMTVCEEVIRIYQEILDKANDPSSRGLVSDEIYLNKDDMDILIEANVKASVNCECLALNEKPEEEGTCRSYWELEETLPFPSATFCQQTVRPMKKVLQNFVDAELSSTTTPVPTTISIKTTTAVTTTEQMTTASTNKPTVDQNMTYSGVATDAHQPSLSSNYVGDGFQSHQMQLNTSILHGATDYRTNTSFNNSSNSDRMEREKEYNNTGAQNYMSTGTAADGADRPIELLYMILGVSISLLCGALVGFAVIKLRKYLRSKCKLAQHRGNLSSCSPDSLSVHYWTSEPSNHHST from the exons atgaaTTCAGCGAAAATTATTATCCTTTTG TTGATAAAAGCAGCAATTGGACATACAATCTCTATAAAACAAGATGATCTAAATACTAT GACAAACGCTACTTATGGTGTCGCAAATGTTTGTCATTGTTTTGACTATGGAATTGGGACCCCTACTGAT TTAAACTGCGATGAAATCAATGAAATGCTCTCATTAGAACT CTTTGTGCAGATTATGACTGTTTGTGAAGAAGTAATACG CATCTATCAGGAGATTTTGGACAAAGCCAATGATCCT tcaTCAAGGGGTCTGGTTTCAGATGAAATTTATCTTAACAAAGACGACATGGATATTTT AATAGAAGCTAACGTAAAGGCTTCTGTCAATTGTGAATGTCTAGCTTTAAATGAGAAACCTGAAGAAGAA GGAACCTGTAGGTCCTATTGGGAGTTAGAAGAGACACT tcctTTTCCGTCTGCAACATTTTGTCAGCAAACTGTCAG ACCAATGAAAAAAGTTTTGCAGAACTTCGTTGATGCCGAACTTTCAAGTACTACGACTCCCGTGCCAACTACCATTAGTATAAAAACCACTACGGCTGTAACGACTACAGAACAAATGACAACAGCTAGTACAAACAAACCTACTGTCGACCAGAACATGACCTATTCTGGAGTCGCGACGGACgctcatcagcctagcctttcctctaactatgttggagacggcttccagtctcaccaaatgcagctgaataccagtattttacatggagcgactgactATCGGACTAACACTAGTTTTAATAACAGTTCAAATTCCGATCGAATGGAAAGAGAAAAGGAATATAATAATACGGGAGCGCAAAACTATATGAG CACTGGCACGGCTGCAGACGGTGCAGACAGACCAATCGAACTGCTCTATATGATTTTGGGCGTATCGATATCCTTGCTTTGTGGAGCCCTGGTAGGGTTTGCCGTcataaaactaagaaaatatCTTCGTTCAAAATGTAAAc TGGCTCAGCACCGCGGCAATCTATCGTCATGTAGTCCTGATAGTTTATCAGTACATTACTGGACTTCTGAACCAAGCAACCACCATTCAACGTAA
- the LOC142973807 gene encoding uncharacterized protein LOC142973807, with protein MVISTRICSKPCENGICQKPETCVCNAGYKLDPKNKYKCLPVCSKPCENGICQKPETCVCNAGYKLDSKNKYKCLPVCSKTCENGICQKPETCACNTGYKLDPRNKYKCLPVCSKPCENGICQKPETCSCNAGYKLDSGNKYKCLPVCSKPCENGICQKPESCVCNAGYKLDPKNKYKCLPVCNKPCENGICQKPETCSCNAGYKLDSGNKYKCLPVCSKPCENGICQKPETCVCNAGYKLDPKNKYKCLPVCSKPCENGICQKPETCVCNAGYKLDSKNKYKCLPVCSKTCENGICQKPETCACNTGYKLDPRNKYKCLPVCSKPCENGICQKPETCSCNAGYKLDSGNKYKCLPVCSKPCENGICQKPESCVCNAGYKLDPKNKYKCLPVCNKPCENGICQKPETCACNTGYKLDPNNKYKCLPVCSKPCENGICQKPETCVCNAGYKLDPKNKYKCLPVCSKPCENGICQKPETCVCNAGYKLDSKNKYKCLPVCSKTCENGICQKPETCACNTGYKLDPRNKYKCLPVCSKPCENGICQKPETCSCNAGYKLDSGNKYKCLPVCSKPCENGICQKPESCVCNAGYKLDPKNKYKCLPVCNKPCENGICQKPETCACNTGYKLDPNNKYKCLPVCSKPCENGICQKPETCVCNAGYKLDPKNKYKCLPVCSKPCENGICQKPETCVCNAGYKLDSKNKYKCLPVCSKTCENGICQKPETCACNTGYKLDPRNKYKCLPVCSKPCENGICQKPETCSCNAGYKLDSGNKYKCLPVCSKPCENGICQKPESCVCNAGYKLDPKNKYKCLPVCNKPCENGICQKPETCACNTGYKLDPNNKYKCLPVCSKPCENGICQKPETCVCNAGYKLDPKNKYKCLPVCSKPCENGICQKPETCVCNAGYKLDSKNKYKCLPVCSKTCENGICQKPETCACNTGYKLDPNNKYKCLPVCSKPCENGICQKPETCACNTGYKLDLRNKYKCLPVCSKPCENGICQKPETCSCNAGYKLDSGNKYKCLPVCSKPCENGICQKPESCVCNAGYKLDPKNKYKCLPVCNKPCENGICQKPETCACNTGYKLDPNNKYKCLPVCSKPCENGICQKPETCVCNAGYKLDPKNKYKCLPVCSKPCENGICQKPETCVCNAGYKLDSKNKYKCLPVCSKTCENGICQKPETCACNTGYKLDPRNKYKCLPVCSKPCENGICQKPETCSCNAGYKLDSGNKYKCLPVCSKPCENGICQKPESCVCNAGYKLDPKNKYKCLPVCNKPCENGICQKPETCACNTGYKLDPNNKYKCLPVCSKPCENGICQKPETCVCNAGYKLDPKNKYKCLPVCSKPCENGICQKPETCVCNAGYKLDSKNKYKCLPVCSKTCENGICQKPETCACNTGYKLDPRNKYKCLPVCSKPCENGICQKPETCSCNAGYKLDSGNKYKCLPVCSKPCENGICQKPESCVCNAGYKLDPKNKYKCLPVCNKPCENGICQKPETCACNTGYKLDPNNKYKCLPVCSKPCENGICQKPETCVCNAGYKLDPKNKYKCLPVCSKPCENGICQKPETCVCNAGYKLDSKNKYKCLPVCSKTCENGICQKPETCAFCSKPCENGICQKPETCACNASYKLDPKNKYKCLPVCSKPCENGICQKPETCACNTGYKLDPNNKYKCLPVCSKPCENGFCQKPETCSCNTGYKLDSGNKYKCLPQTLREWNLPEA; from the exons ATGGTTATATCAACAAGAA TTTGCAGCAAACCTTGCGAGAATGGAATATGCCAAAAGCCTGAGACTTGTGTCTGTAATGCCGGCTATAAACTGGACccaaagaataaatacaaatgccTGCCAGTTTGCAGCAAACCTTGCGAGAATGGAATTTGCCAAAAGCCTGAAACTTGTGTTTGTAATGCCGGCTATAAACTGGACtctaagaataaatacaaatgcttGCCTGTTTGCAGCAAAACTTGCGAGAATGGAATTTGTCAAAAGCCTGAGACTTGTGCCTGTAATACTGGCTATAAACTAGACCCaaggaataaatataaatgtttgccAGTTTGTAGCAAACCTTGCGAGAATGGAATTTGCCAAAAGCCAGAAACATGTTCGTGCAACGCTGGCTACAAACTTGAttcaggaaataaatataaatgcctgCCAGTTTGCAGCAAACCTTGTGAGAATGGCATTTGCCAAAAGCCTGAATCGTGTGTTTGTAATGCCGGCTATAAACTGGAcccaaagaataaatataaatgcttgCCAGTTTGTAACAAACCTTGCGAGAATGGAATTTGCCAAAAGCCAGAAACATGTTCGTGCAACGCTGGCTACAAACTTGAttcaggaaataaatataaatgcctgCCAGTTTGCAGCAAACCTTGCGAGAATGGAATATGCCAAAAGCCTGAGACTTGTGTCTGTAATGCCGGCTATAAACTGGACccaaagaataaatacaaatgccTGCCAGTTTGCAGCAAACCTTGCGAGAATGGAATTTGCCAAAAGCCTGAAACTTGTGTTTGTAATGCCGGCTATAAACTGGACtctaagaataaatacaaatgcttGCCTGTTTGCAGCAAAACTTGCGAGAATGGAATTTGTCAAAAGCCTGAGACTTGTGCCTGTAATACTGGCTATAAACTAGACCCaaggaataaatataaatgtttgccAGTTTGTAGCAAACCTTGCGAGAATGGAATTTGCCAAAAGCCAGAAACATGTTCGTGCAACGCTGGCTACAAACTTGAttcaggaaataaatataaatgcctgCCAGTTTGCAGCAAACCTTGTGAGAATGGCATTTGCCAAAAGCCTGAATCGTGTGTTTGTAATGCCGGCTATAAACTGGAcccaaagaataaatataaatgcttgCCAGTTTGTAACAAACCTTGCGAGAATGGAATTTGCCAAAAGCCTGAGACTTGTGCCTGTAATACTGGCTACAAACTAGacccaaataataaatataaatgcctgCCAGTTTGCAGCAAACCTTGCGAGAATGGAATATGCCAAAAGCCTGAGACTTGTGTCTGTAATGCCGGCTATAAACTGGACccaaagaataaatacaaatgccTGCCAGTTTGCAGCAAACCTTGCGAGAATGGAATTTGCCAAAAGCCTGAAACTTGTGTTTGTAATGCCGGCTATAAACTGGACtctaagaataaatacaaatgcttGCCTGTTTGCAGCAAAACTTGCGAGAATGGAATTTGTCAAAAGCCTGAGACTTGTGCCTGTAATACTGGCTATAAACTAGACCCaaggaataaatataaatgtttgccAGTTTGTAGCAAACCTTGCGAGAATGGAATTTGCCAAAAGCCAGAAACATGTTCGTGCAACGCTGGCTACAAACTTGAttcaggaaataaatataaatgcctgCCAGTTTGCAGCAAACCTTGTGAGAATGGCATTTGCCAAAAGCCTGAATCGTGTGTTTGTAATGCCGGCTATAAACTGGAcccaaagaataaatataaatgcttgCCAGTTTGTAACAAACCTTGCGAGAATGGAATTTGCCAAAAGCCTGAGACTTGTGCCTGTAATACTGGCTACAAACTAGacccaaataataaatataaatgcctgCCAGTTTGCAGCAAACCTTGCGAGAATGGAATATGCCAAAAGCCTGAGACTTGTGTCTGTAATGCCGGCTATAAACTGGACccaaagaataaatacaaatgccTGCCAGTTTGCAGCAAACCTTGCGAGAATGGAATTTGCCAAAAGCCTGAAACTTGTGTTTGTAATGCCGGCTATAAACTGGACtctaagaataaatacaaatgcttGCCTGTTTGCAGCAAAACTTGCGAGAATGGAATTTGTCAAAAGCCTGAGACTTGTGCCTGTAATACTGGCTATAAACTAGACCCaaggaataaatataaatgtttgccAGTTTGTAGCAAACCTTGCGAGAATGGAATTTGCCAAAAGCCAGAAACATGTTCGTGCAACGCTGGCTACAAACTTGAttcaggaaataaatataaatgcctgCCAGTTTGCAGCAAACCTTGTGAGAATGGCATTTGCCAAAAGCCTGAATCGTGTGTTTGTAATGCCGGCTATAAACTGGAcccaaagaataaatataaatgcttgCCAGTTTGTAACAAACCTTGCGAGAATGGAATTTGCCAAAAGCCTGAGACTTGTGCCTGTAATACTGGCTACAAACTAGacccaaataataaatataaatgcctgCCAGTTTGCAGCAAACCTTGCGAGAATGGAATATGCCAAAAGCCTGAGACTTGTGTCTGTAATGCCGGCTATAAACTGGACccaaagaataaatacaaatgccTGCCAGTTTGCAGCAAACCTTGCGAGAATGGAATTTGCCAAAAGCCTGAAACTTGTGTTTGTAATGCCGGCTATAAACTGGACtctaagaataaatacaaatgcttGCCTGTTTGCAGCAAAACTTGCGAGAATGGAATTTGCCAAAAGCCTGAGACTTGTGCCTGTAATACTGGCTACAAACTAGacccaaataataaatataaatgcctgCCAGTTTGCAGCAAACCTTGCGAGAATGGAATTTGTCAAAAGCCTGAGACTTGTGCCTGTAATACTGGCTATAAACTAGACCTaaggaataaatataaatgtttgccAGTTTGTAGCAAACCTTGCGAGAATGGAATTTGCCAAAAGCCAGAAACATGTTCGTGCAACGCTGGCTACAAACTTGAttcaggaaataaatataaatgcctgCCAGTTTGCAGCAAACCTTGTGAGAATGGCATTTGCCAAAAGCCTGAATCGTGTGTTTGTAATGCCGGCTATAAACTGGAcccaaagaataaatataaatgcttgCCAGTTTGTAACAAACCTTGCGAGAATGGAATTTGCCAAAAGCCTGAGACTTGTGCCTGTAATACTGGCTACAAACTAGacccaaataataaatataaatgcctgCCAGTTTGCAGCAAACCTTGCGAGAATGGAATATGCCAAAAGCCTGAGACTTGTGTCTGTAATGCCGGCTATAAACTGGACccaaagaataaatacaaatgccTGCCAGTTTGCAGCAAACCTTGCGAGAATGGAATTTGCCAAAAGCCTGAAACTTGTGTTTGTAATGCCGGCTATAAACTGGACtctaagaataaatacaaatgcttGCCTGTTTGCAGCAAAACTTGCGAGAATGGAATTTGTCAAAAGCCTGAGACTTGTGCCTGTAATACTGGCTATAAACTAGACCCaaggaataaatataaatgtttgccAGTTTGTAGCAAACCTTGCGAGAATGGAATTTGCCAAAAGCCAGAAACATGTTCGTGCAACGCTGGCTACAAACTTGAttcaggaaataaatataaatgcctgCCAGTTTGCAGCAAACCTTGTGAGAATGGCATTTGCCAAAAGCCTGAATCGTGTGTTTGTAATGCCGGCTATAAACTGGAcccaaagaataaatataaatgcttgCCAGTTTGTAACAAACCTTGCGAGAATGGAATTTGCCAAAAGCCTGAGACTTGTGCTTGTAATACTGGCTACAAACTAGacccaaataataaatataaatgcctgCCAGTTTGCAGCAAACCTTGCGAGAATGGAATATGCCAAAAGCCTGAGACTTGTGTCTGTAATGCCGGCTATAAACTGGACccaaagaataaatacaaatgccTGCCAGTTTGCAGCAAACCTTGCGAGAATGGAATTTGCCAAAAGCCTGAAACTTGTGTTTGTAATGCCGGCTATAAACTGGACtctaagaataaatacaaatgcttGCCTGTTTGCAGCAAAACTTGCGAGAATGGAATTTGTCAAAAGCCTGAGACTTGTGCCTGTAATACTGGCTATAAACTAGACCCaaggaataaatataaatgtttgccAGTTTGTAGCAAACCTTGCGAGAATGGAATTTGCCAAAAGCCAGAAACATGTTCGTGCAACGCTGGCTACAAACTTGAttcaggaaataaatataaatgcctgCCAGTTTGCAGCAAACCTTGTGAGAATGGCATTTGCCAAAAGCCTGAATCGTGTGTTTGTAATGCCGGCTATAAACTGGAcccaaagaataaatataaatgcttgCCAGTTTGTAACAAACCTTGCGAGAATGGAATTTGCCAAAAGCCTGAGACTTGTGCCTGTAATACTGGCTACAAACTAGacccaaataataaatataaatgcctgCCAGTTTGCAGCAAACCTTGCGAGAATGGAATATGCCAAAAGCCTGAGACTTGTGTCTGTAATGCCGGCTATAAACTGGACccaaagaataaatacaaatgccTGCCAGTTTGCAGCAAACCTTGCGAGAATGGAATTTGCCAAAAGCCTGAAACTTGTGTTTGTAATGCCGGCTATAAACTGGACtctaagaataaatacaaatgcttGCCTGTTTGCAGCAAAACTTGCGAGAATGGAATTTGCCAAAAGCCTGAGACTTGTGCCT TTTGCAGCAAACCTTGCGAGAATGGAATATGCCAAAAGCCTGAGACTTGTGCCTGTAATGCCAGCTATAAACTGGACccaaagaataaatacaaatgccTGCCAGTTTGCAGCAAACCTTGCGAGAATGGAATATGCCAAAAGCCTGAGACTTGTGCCTGTAATACTGGCTACAAACTAGacccaaataataaatataaatgcctgCCAGTTTGCAGCAAACCTTGCGAGAATGGATTTTGCCAAAAGCCAGAAACATGTTCGTGCAACACTGGCTACAAACTCGAttcaggaaataaatataaatgcctgCCA CAAACCTTGCGAGAATGGAATTTGCCAGAAGCCTGA
- the LOC142973456 gene encoding uncharacterized protein LOC142973456 has translation MADNMLAFLMDETLVDIYKCRPVCSKPCENGICQEPESCACNVGYKIDPLNKYKCSPICSKNCGHGECIAPDTCKCKTRYAFKNKTCEPTCKQPCINASCIAPDTCQCYTGYRISRKYQCTPRCSGGCVHGTCVSPETCVCNPGWKLTVSNITAIKTCQPLCTKPCINGICIAPETCQCLVGFKDSGNNTCKPHCARGCPHGSCVKPDTCECDNGYRMIETEPNNTNTTRNATCQPVCSKPCINSTCVAPDLCECLPGYTKSRKAQNFCEPHCSNGCSHGTCTSPETCVCDKGWTMNKTMDGTNQTCEPICSKSCVHGLCVAPETCECETGYKASDAYSCKPHCSMVCLNGRCAAPETCLCDPGWKLVNGSCQPICKQPCVNGTCVSPDQCECILGFEKKNKSICEPKCSSGCLHGTCVAPETCICDQGWSLNMTATNGTCQPICNAICVNGSCVAPERCECLAGYTEVGKNVCTPHCKDDCSHGVCVSPDTCVCITGWYKSNETNICITDDPFINAMNGVGYWVSSNWLYIVPSIIVIVVLSTIMCLLLCKKKKVREEKNGTVAVPEGDIAMKFFKRKSTVL, from the exons ATGGCAGATAACATGTTGGCATTTCTAATGGACGAAACGCTTGTCGACATCTACAAATGCAGACCAGTTTGCAGCAAACCTTGCGAAAATGGAATTTGCCAAGAGCCTGAATCGTGTGCTTGCAATGTTGGCTATAAAATAGATCCGctcaataaatacaaatgttcACCAATTTGCAGTAAAAACTGTGGGCACGGAGAGTGCATAGCGCCAGATACATGCAAGTGTAAAACTAGGTATGCTTTTAAGAATAAAACGTGCGAACCAACTTGCAAGCAACCTTGTATAAATGCTTCTTGCATTGCTCCTGACACCTGCCAGTGTTACACAGGGTACAGAATTTCTAGAAAGTATCAATGCACGCCGCGTTGTTCAGGAGGGTGTGTACACGGTACCTGCGTGAGCCCAGAAACTTGCGTTTGTAACCCCGGATGGAAATTGACAGTATCAAATATCACAGCAATTAAAACTTGCCAACCGTTGTGTACTAAACCTTGTATCAATGGTATATGTATAGCACCTGAAACGTGTCAATGTTTAGTAGGCTTTAAAGATTCTGGAAATAATACTTGTAAGCCCCATTGTGCCAGAGGCTGTCCTCATGGATCTTGTGTAAAACCAGACACGTGCGAATGTGATAACGGATATCGAATGATAGAAACTGAGCCGAATAATACAAATACTACAAGAAATGCAACGTGCCAACCGGTATGTTCTAAGCCGTGTATAAACAGTACGTGTGTAGCGCCAGATTTATGCGAATGCCTGCCAGGTTATACGAAATCTAGAAAAGCGCAGAATTTTTGTGAGCCACACTGTTCGAATGGATGTTCTCATGGAACTTGTACCAGCCCTGAAACGTGCGTTTGTGATAAAGGATGGACCATGAATAAGACAATGGACGGCACAAACCAAACTTGTGAGCCGATATGTAGTAAATCTTGTGTTCACGGTTTATGTGTAGCCCCTGAGACGTGCGAATGTGAGACAGGCTATAAAGCATCGGATGCATATAGTTGTAAGCCTCATTGTTCCATGGTATGTCTAAATGGGAGGTGTGCCGCTCCAGAAACATGTTTATGCGATCCAGGGTGGAAATTAGTAAACGGTAGTTGTCAACCAATTTGCAAACAACCTTGTGTCAACGGAACATGCGTGAGTCCAGACCAGTGTGAATGTATTCTTGGCTTTGAGAAGAAAAATAAGAGTATTTGTGAACCGAAATGTTCTAGTGGTTGTTTACACGGGACTTGTGTGGCGCCAGAAACTTGCATTTGTGATCAAGGATGGAGTTTGAATATGACAGCGACAAATGGAACTTGTCAGCCAATATGTAATGCCATATGTGTGAACGGGAGCTGCGTGGCTCCTGAGAGATGTGAATGTTTGGCTGGATATACGGAGGTTGGGAAGAATGTTTGTACACCTCATTGTAAGGATGATTGCTCGCACGGTGTTTGTGTAAGTCCTGACACCTGTGTTTGTATCACTGGATGGTACAAAAGCAACGAGACCAACATTTGTATAACAGATGACCCATTTATAAATGCGATGAACGGAGTAGGATATTG GGTAAGCTCCAACTGGCTGTATATAGTGCCATCGATAATAGTGATAGTAGTACTTTCCACTATCATGTGCCTGCTACTTTGCAAGAAAAAGAAAGTTCGAGAAGAAA